A part of Tessaracoccus timonensis genomic DNA contains:
- the ilvC gene encoding ketol-acid reductoisomerase: protein MAEMFYDDDADLSVIQGRHVAVIGYGSQGHAHALSLRDSGVDVRVGLREGSKSAAKAEAEGLRVLPVAEAVEEADLIMVLAPDQVQRTLYAEEIAPHLAEGDALFFAHGFNIRYDYIQPPAGVDVCMVAPKGPGHIVRREYVDGRGVPAIIAVEKDESGNAWPLALAYAKAIGALRAGGIKTTFTEETETDLFGEQAVLCGGASALVQAGFETLVEAGYQPEIAYFECLHELKMIVDLMIEGGITKQRWSISDTAEYGDYVSGPRVIDEHVRENMKAVLADIQSGAFAKRFIDDQDAGAPEFKKLREEGQGKQIESVGRELRKLYSWSKVSDDYSEGEAGR from the coding sequence ATGGCAGAGATGTTTTACGACGACGACGCTGACCTTTCGGTGATCCAGGGCCGCCACGTGGCCGTCATCGGTTATGGCTCGCAGGGCCACGCTCACGCGCTCAGCTTGCGCGACTCGGGCGTGGACGTGCGTGTCGGTCTGCGTGAGGGCTCCAAGTCTGCGGCGAAGGCAGAAGCCGAGGGACTGCGGGTGCTCCCCGTCGCAGAGGCCGTTGAGGAAGCAGATCTCATCATGGTGCTCGCTCCCGACCAGGTGCAGCGCACCCTCTACGCGGAAGAGATCGCCCCGCACCTCGCGGAGGGCGACGCGCTGTTCTTCGCGCACGGCTTCAACATCCGCTACGACTACATTCAGCCCCCGGCCGGTGTGGACGTGTGCATGGTGGCGCCGAAGGGCCCGGGCCACATCGTGCGTCGTGAGTACGTGGACGGGCGCGGCGTTCCGGCCATCATCGCCGTCGAGAAGGATGAGTCAGGTAATGCTTGGCCGCTCGCGCTCGCATATGCGAAGGCCATCGGTGCTCTCCGCGCCGGCGGTATCAAGACCACCTTCACTGAAGAGACCGAGACGGACCTCTTCGGCGAGCAGGCTGTGCTGTGCGGCGGCGCGTCGGCGCTGGTGCAGGCCGGGTTCGAGACGCTCGTCGAGGCTGGATACCAGCCCGAGATCGCCTACTTCGAGTGCCTCCACGAGCTCAAGATGATCGTCGACCTCATGATCGAGGGTGGCATTACCAAGCAGCGCTGGTCGATCTCCGATACCGCGGAGTACGGTGACTACGTCTCCGGGCCGCGCGTCATCGACGAGCACGTGCGCGAGAACATGAAGGCCGTGCTCGCAGACATCCAGTCGGGTGCGTTCGCGAAGCGCTTCATCGACGACCAGGATGCCGGCGCGCCTGAATTCAAGAAGCTCCGCGAAGAGGGCCAGGGCAAGCAGATCGAATCTGTGGGCCGTGAGCTGCGCAAGCTCTACTCCTGGTCGAAGGTCTCCGACGACTACAGCGAAGGCGAAGCCGGCCGCTAA
- the ilvN gene encoding acetolactate synthase small subunit — MNTHTLSILVSDRPGVLTRIAALFSRRGFNIESLAVGETEREGISRMTVVANVDDEAALEQIVKQLNKLIEVRKVLELESNAVRRQMILVKVKADVTSRSQIIDVVGLFRGKAVDVSNDSITIEATGSTDKLEALLNMLAPHGIQELAQSGHVALGRGAKAMSIKSHK, encoded by the coding sequence GTGAACACGCACACGCTCAGCATCCTGGTGTCAGACCGCCCGGGCGTCTTGACGCGCATCGCCGCGCTGTTTTCCCGTCGGGGGTTCAATATCGAGTCTCTCGCCGTCGGCGAGACTGAGCGCGAAGGAATTTCGCGCATGACGGTCGTCGCGAATGTCGACGACGAGGCCGCGCTCGAGCAGATCGTGAAGCAGCTCAACAAGCTGATTGAGGTGCGTAAAGTGCTCGAACTCGAATCCAACGCTGTGCGCCGGCAGATGATCTTGGTGAAGGTGAAGGCCGACGTGACGAGCCGCAGCCAGATCATCGACGTCGTGGGCCTCTTCCGCGGCAAGGCTGTGGACGTGTCCAACGACTCCATCACGATCGAGGCCACGGGCAGCACAGACAAACTTGAGGCGCTGCTCAATATGCTGGCACCACACGGCATTCAAGAGCTTGCCCAATCCGGCCACGTCGCGCTGGGGCGCGGCGCGAAGGCCATGTCCATCAAGTCCCACAAATAA
- a CDS encoding acetolactate synthase large subunit, translating into MAKQDGELLTGAQALVESLERVGVKVAFGIPGGAILPAYDPLMDSSIRHILTRHEQGAGHAAEGYAMTSGEVGVCIATSGPGATNLVTPIANAYMDSTPLVAITGQVNSAAIGTDAFQEADIRGITMPITKHSFLVKRTEDIPLAIQEAFHIASTGRKGPVLVDIAKDALSNTAEFRWPEEMDLPGYKPTVTPHGRQIRAAARLISASKRPVLYVGGGVMAAKAYDELAQLAEAANIPVVTTLMARGVFPDSHDLHMGMPGMHGTVAAVGALQKADLLVALGTRFDDRVTGLVSSFAPGAKVIHADIDPAEIGKNVPVDVPIVGDVKLTLQSLIEQLRTQKAPDTSAWVALLRGMKERYQPRWDEPADGKLSPQEVIQRLGQRAPDDTIFVTGVGQHQMWSAHFLPHERPHSFLNSGGAGTMGFCVPAAMGAKVANPDRTVWGIDGDGCFQMTNQELVTCAVNQIPVKIAVINNNVLGMVRQWQSLFYEGRYSNTDLLTENWPNFPMLAEAMGCAAFRATNEEEMEDAISKAMEINDRPVVVEFVVEKDAMVWPMVPAGVSNDEIKVARDMAPEWEEEIL; encoded by the coding sequence ATGGCCAAGCAGGACGGTGAACTGCTCACGGGTGCTCAGGCGCTTGTCGAGTCACTGGAGCGCGTGGGCGTAAAGGTAGCGTTCGGCATTCCTGGGGGCGCCATTCTTCCCGCCTATGACCCGCTCATGGATTCCTCAATCCGCCACATCCTCACCCGCCACGAGCAGGGCGCAGGGCACGCCGCGGAGGGCTACGCCATGACCTCAGGCGAGGTGGGCGTGTGTATCGCGACGTCGGGGCCGGGCGCGACGAACCTCGTTACTCCCATCGCCAACGCCTACATGGATTCGACGCCGCTCGTGGCAATCACAGGGCAGGTGAACTCTGCCGCAATTGGCACCGACGCCTTCCAAGAGGCCGATATTCGCGGCATCACGATGCCCATCACGAAGCACAGCTTCCTCGTGAAGCGCACGGAAGACATTCCGCTGGCCATTCAGGAGGCGTTCCACATTGCGAGCACGGGGCGCAAGGGGCCGGTGCTCGTCGACATAGCCAAGGACGCGCTCTCGAACACGGCTGAGTTCCGCTGGCCAGAAGAAATGGACCTGCCCGGCTACAAGCCGACGGTCACCCCGCACGGTCGTCAGATCCGGGCCGCGGCAAGGCTGATCTCCGCGTCCAAGCGTCCGGTGCTCTATGTCGGGGGCGGTGTCATGGCCGCCAAAGCCTACGACGAGCTGGCTCAGCTCGCCGAGGCGGCCAACATTCCGGTGGTCACGACCCTGATGGCCCGCGGCGTGTTCCCAGACAGCCACGATCTCCACATGGGCATGCCGGGTATGCACGGCACCGTCGCAGCGGTGGGGGCGCTCCAGAAGGCCGACCTTCTCGTCGCGCTCGGCACCCGATTCGACGACCGCGTCACCGGACTCGTGTCCAGCTTCGCACCGGGGGCGAAGGTCATCCACGCGGACATCGATCCCGCGGAGATCGGCAAGAACGTTCCCGTCGACGTGCCCATCGTCGGCGACGTGAAACTCACCCTGCAAAGCTTGATTGAGCAGCTGCGCACCCAGAAGGCCCCGGACACCTCCGCGTGGGTGGCGCTCCTGCGGGGTATGAAGGAGCGCTACCAGCCTCGCTGGGATGAGCCCGCCGACGGCAAACTCTCCCCGCAGGAGGTGATTCAGCGTCTCGGGCAGCGCGCACCGGACGACACGATTTTCGTCACGGGTGTGGGCCAGCACCAGATGTGGTCCGCGCACTTCCTGCCGCACGAGCGGCCCCACTCCTTCTTGAACTCCGGCGGCGCGGGCACGATGGGCTTCTGCGTTCCCGCCGCGATGGGTGCGAAGGTTGCCAACCCTGACCGAACGGTTTGGGGCATTGACGGCGACGGCTGCTTCCAGATGACCAACCAGGAGCTCGTCACCTGCGCGGTCAACCAGATTCCAGTGAAGATCGCCGTCATCAATAACAACGTGCTCGGCATGGTTCGGCAGTGGCAGAGCTTGTTCTACGAGGGCCGCTACTCAAACACCGACCTCCTCACCGAGAACTGGCCCAACTTCCCGATGCTGGCCGAAGCGATGGGCTGCGCCGCGTTTCGTGCCACCAACGAGGAAGAGATGGAGGACGCGATCAGCAAGGCGATGGAGATCAACGATCGCCCCGTCGTCGTCGAATTCGTCGTCGAGAAGGACGCCATGGTGTGGCCGATGGTGCCTGCCGGTGTCAGCAATGATGAAATCAAAGTGGCGCGTGACATGGCGCCCGAATGGGAAGAAGAGATCCTGTGA
- a CDS encoding HIT family protein, giving the protein MDCLFCKIIAGEIPSKLVHADEHAVAFLDIAPWQVGHTLVVPRRHSTDVLEDDAVLADIAPTVARVGTLLKQRLGATGVNVLANAGADAGQEVFHTHIHVIPRYADNPGVPAMRGEVTESVDATHRRIVDGADSGELVGKWSTS; this is encoded by the coding sequence ATGGATTGCCTGTTTTGCAAGATTATCGCCGGCGAGATTCCTTCGAAGCTCGTCCACGCCGACGAGCACGCCGTCGCATTTCTCGACATCGCTCCTTGGCAGGTGGGGCACACGCTGGTGGTGCCTCGTCGCCACAGCACCGACGTGCTCGAAGACGACGCGGTGCTCGCCGATATCGCTCCGACGGTGGCTCGTGTCGGCACGCTGTTGAAGCAGCGCCTCGGCGCGACGGGGGTCAATGTGCTGGCCAACGCGGGCGCCGACGCCGGCCAGGAGGTCTTCCACACCCACATCCACGTCATCCCGCGTTACGCGGATAACCCTGGAGTCCCTGCCATGCGCGGCGAGGTGACAGAATCCGTCGACGCCACCCACCGCCGCATCGTTGATGGCGCTGACAGCGGGGAACTCGTCGGCAAGTGGTCCACATCCTGA